A single window of Microbacterium oryzae DNA harbors:
- a CDS encoding DUF624 domain-containing protein, protein MTRRERDARRAAASGAGPTREPPGRNPGASGAFALFGEVLLTGVLVTGAGILVVTLPAALAAGSRHLRRYVAAEDSSLRAFWNDFRRALLPSGILVGLVSAVIAAVLAADILLATTSALPGGEVIGVVGAVLAAVVAGALLAAAGAWRPETGWLAAIRSLPGSAARDIPGALYLVVAACFVALATWMLIPLIVPALGCAALAVVAVPERPRRTH, encoded by the coding sequence ATGACCAGACGCGAGCGAGACGCGCGACGGGCGGCGGCGTCCGGCGCGGGTCCGACCCGAGAGCCGCCGGGTCGCAACCCCGGCGCCTCCGGCGCGTTCGCCCTCTTCGGCGAGGTGCTGCTCACCGGCGTGCTCGTCACGGGGGCGGGCATCCTCGTCGTCACCCTGCCCGCCGCTCTCGCGGCGGGGTCCCGGCACCTGCGGCGGTACGTGGCAGCGGAGGACTCGTCGCTGCGAGCGTTCTGGAACGACTTCCGACGCGCGCTCCTCCCCTCCGGGATCCTCGTGGGCCTCGTCTCCGCCGTCATCGCGGCGGTGCTCGCCGCCGACATCCTGCTCGCGACCACGAGCGCACTGCCCGGCGGCGAGGTGATCGGCGTCGTGGGCGCCGTCCTCGCAGCGGTCGTCGCCGGCGCCCTCCTCGCGGCGGCCGGCGCCTGGCGACCCGAGACCGGGTGGCTCGCGGCCATCCGCTCACTCCCCGGAAGCGCGGCTCGCGACATCCCGGGGGCGCTCTACCTCGTCGTCGCCGCCTGCTTCGTGGCGCTGGCGACGTGGATGCTCATCCCCCTCATCGTGCCCGCGCTCGGCTGCGCGGCACTCGCCGTCGTCGCGGTGCCCGAGCGTCCGCGCCGCACCCACTGA
- a CDS encoding carbohydrate ABC transporter permease — MTATALVTTGNPAPKRRMKRRTGQTIIWMIGLTLLTIVVIYPLLWLFASTFKPNSEFGSNQGLIPNAPTLDNYVKVAEGIAGISMWTFFSNSLILAVSAVIGTVLSSALAAYAFARVKFKGLGILFTAMIGTLLLPFHVVIIPQYIWFQKLGFVDTFVPLILPKFLATEAFFVFLIVQFIRQIPRDMDEAARIDGAGHARIFWSIILPLVKPALITSAIFTFIWTWNDFMGPLLYLNSPENYPLPIALRLYNDQTSASDYGATVTASFVALIPVLLFFIVFQRFLIGGVATQGLKG; from the coding sequence ATGACCGCCACCGCCCTCGTCACCACCGGGAACCCCGCCCCCAAGCGGCGCATGAAGCGCCGCACCGGGCAGACGATCATCTGGATGATCGGGCTGACCCTGCTCACCATCGTGGTGATCTACCCGCTGCTGTGGCTGTTCGCCTCCACGTTCAAGCCCAACAGCGAGTTCGGCTCCAACCAGGGCCTCATCCCCAACGCCCCCACCCTGGACAACTACGTCAAGGTCGCCGAGGGCATCGCGGGCATCTCGATGTGGACGTTCTTCTCCAACTCCCTCATCCTCGCCGTGTCCGCCGTCATCGGCACCGTGCTGTCCTCCGCCCTCGCCGCGTACGCGTTCGCCCGGGTGAAGTTCAAGGGCCTCGGGATCCTGTTCACCGCGATGATCGGCACCCTGCTGCTGCCGTTCCACGTCGTGATCATCCCCCAGTACATCTGGTTCCAGAAGCTCGGGTTCGTGGACACCTTCGTGCCCCTGATCCTCCCGAAATTCCTCGCCACCGAGGCGTTCTTCGTGTTCCTCATCGTGCAGTTCATCCGCCAGATCCCCCGCGACATGGACGAAGCCGCCCGCATCGACGGCGCCGGCCACGCCCGCATCTTCTGGTCGATCATCCTGCCCCTGGTCAAGCCCGCCCTCATCACCTCCGCGATCTTCACCTTCATCTGGACCTGGAACGACTTCATGGGCCCGCTGCTCTACCTCAACAGCCCCGAGAACTACCCCCTCCCCATCGCCCTGCGCCTCTACAACGACCAGACCTCCGCCAGCGACTACGGCGCCACCGTCACCGCCAGCTTCGTCGCCCTCATCCCCGTCCTGCTCTTCTTCATCGTCTTCCAACGCTTCCTCATCGGCGGCGTCGCCACCCAGGGCCTCAAGGGCTGA